In Pseudoalteromonas xiamenensis, the following are encoded in one genomic region:
- the fabD gene encoding ACP S-malonyltransferase, protein MSQKIALMFPGQDSQAVGMLAELLETNSIVQTTFKEASDALGYNLTSLVLTGREAELNQTHRTQPALLTASVAIYRAWREHNADADVVMAGHSLGEYSALVCAGVLSLQDAVRLVEKRGEFMQEAVPAGTGSMAAIIGLEDEAIAKACAESAKDQVVSPVNYNSPGQVVIAGHKEAVERASEACKAAGAKRALPLPVSVPSHCELMKPAAEKLSALFSSIEFKTPVFDVINNVDVKVETDVAAIKDALIRQLYSPVRWTETVQQIASQGINQSYEFGPGKVISGLVKRIDKALACESVNTPDTIAAAK, encoded by the coding sequence ATGTCACAAAAAATCGCACTCATGTTTCCAGGTCAGGACTCACAAGCTGTGGGCATGTTAGCCGAACTTCTAGAAACAAATTCAATTGTTCAAACAACCTTCAAAGAAGCATCTGACGCGTTAGGGTATAACCTAACCTCGCTAGTGCTAACAGGTCGTGAAGCGGAACTTAATCAAACACACCGTACACAACCTGCACTTTTAACTGCGAGTGTCGCCATTTATCGTGCGTGGCGCGAGCACAATGCTGATGCGGATGTTGTTATGGCAGGTCACAGTTTAGGTGAATATTCGGCACTCGTGTGTGCTGGCGTGCTTTCTTTGCAAGATGCCGTCCGTTTAGTCGAAAAACGTGGTGAGTTCATGCAAGAAGCTGTGCCTGCAGGAACAGGTTCGATGGCTGCAATCATCGGTCTTGAAGATGAAGCGATTGCGAAAGCATGTGCTGAGAGCGCAAAAGATCAAGTTGTTTCACCTGTTAATTATAATTCTCCAGGCCAAGTTGTTATTGCTGGTCACAAAGAAGCGGTTGAACGTGCGTCTGAAGCGTGTAAAGCTGCAGGTGCTAAGCGTGCACTCCCATTGCCAGTTAGCGTGCCGTCTCATTGTGAATTGATGAAGCCAGCAGCGGAAAAGCTATCAGCATTATTTTCTAGTATTGAGTTCAAGACACCAGTGTTTGACGTAATTAATAACGTTGACGTTAAAGTCGAAACGGATGTTGCTGCAATAAAAGACGCACTGATTCGTCAACTATACAGCCCAGTACGCTGGACTGAAACTGTTCAGCAAATTGCAAGTCAAGGAATCAATCAGTCATATGAATTTGGTCCGGGCAAAGTTATTTCAGGTCTTGTGAAACGTATTGATAAAGCGCTCGCGTGTGAGTCAGTGAATACGCCAGACACCATCGCAGCAGCTAAATAA
- a CDS encoding HAD-IA family hydrolase: MTRKLVIFDWDGTIMDSIDKIVNSLQLAASSCGVDVPNAEQAKSIIGLSLDIAVQTLFPNHESKWQALSEAYKHQFKYLDSTPTPLFENVEQVLAALKKSGVMLAVATGKSRAGLDRMMEQSGLGHLFSTSRTADEAQSKPHPQMLHDILAELNIEAADAVMVGDTIIDMELAANANIAAIGVTMGVDKRERLASKHPIAVVDNYLELATVLGLEHIETKLA, from the coding sequence ATGACTCGCAAACTTGTCATTTTTGATTGGGACGGCACTATCATGGATTCGATAGATAAAATCGTGAATAGCTTACAGTTGGCAGCAAGCTCCTGTGGGGTAGATGTACCAAACGCAGAGCAAGCGAAAAGCATTATCGGTTTATCTTTGGATATCGCTGTTCAAACATTGTTTCCCAATCACGAATCTAAATGGCAAGCGCTGAGTGAGGCGTACAAGCACCAATTCAAATATTTGGATTCAACCCCAACGCCGCTGTTCGAAAATGTCGAGCAAGTGTTAGCCGCCCTAAAAAAGAGTGGTGTCATGTTGGCCGTTGCAACAGGGAAAAGTCGCGCAGGTTTAGATCGGATGATGGAACAGAGTGGGTTAGGTCACTTATTTTCAACATCACGCACCGCAGATGAGGCGCAGTCAAAACCTCACCCGCAAATGTTGCATGATATTTTGGCTGAATTGAATATTGAAGCCGCGGATGCCGTGATGGTGGGCGATACAATTATCGATATGGAACTTGCAGCTAACGCGAATATAGCGGCTATCGGCGTTACCATGGGAGTCGATAAGCGTGAGCGTCTTGCCTCGAAACATCCGATTGCCGTTGTCGATAATTATTTAGAGCTCGCGACGGTATTAGGGCTTGAGCACATCGAGACCAAACTCGCGTAA
- a CDS encoding Maf family protein — MKTELILASSSPFRQSILQKFSLNFHSFSPDIDESPLIDETPEQLVLRLSELKAQSAKELYESGLAIGSDQVAVFNGHILGKPHNKENAVKQLTLFSGQKVTFLTGLSVYDISTDTAKTIVEPFHVHFRSLSLEEICVYLDKEMPYQCAGSFKSEGLGICLFEKLEGDDPNSLVGLPLIRLFSLLREFGLDVLKP; from the coding sequence ATGAAAACCGAGCTTATTTTAGCCTCAAGTTCGCCTTTTAGGCAGTCTATTTTGCAAAAATTTTCATTAAATTTTCATTCTTTTTCACCGGATATCGACGAGTCACCACTTATTGATGAAACACCTGAGCAATTAGTGCTCAGATTGAGTGAATTGAAAGCGCAATCAGCAAAAGAACTTTATGAATCCGGTTTAGCTATCGGGTCTGATCAAGTAGCAGTGTTTAATGGTCATATACTGGGTAAACCACATAACAAAGAAAACGCGGTAAAGCAGCTGACGCTTTTCAGTGGTCAAAAGGTCACTTTTCTCACTGGTTTATCCGTTTACGACATATCAACCGATACAGCCAAAACTATAGTCGAACCGTTTCATGTCCATTTTAGGTCTCTTTCATTAGAGGAAATTTGTGTTTATCTAGATAAAGAAATGCCATACCAATGTGCTGGCAGTTTTAAAAGCGAAGGATTGGGTATCTGTTTGTTCGAAAAATTAGAAGGAGATGACCCAAATTCTTTGGTCGGCCTCCCACTAATTCGACTCTTTTCTTTGTTACGCGAGTTTGGTCTCGATGTGCTCAAGCCCTAA
- the rpmF gene encoding 50S ribosomal protein L32 gives MAVQQNKKSRARRGMRRSHDALTGPALTVDQVSGETHRRHHVTADGYYKGEKVISK, from the coding sequence ATGGCGGTACAACAAAATAAAAAGTCTCGTGCAAGACGTGGCATGCGTCGTTCACACGATGCTCTAACTGGTCCAGCGTTAACAGTTGATCAAGTTTCTGGTGAAACGCATCGTCGTCACCACGTAACTGCTGACGGTTACTACAAAGGCGAAAAAGTAATTTCTAAATAA
- the rluC gene encoding 23S rRNA pseudouridine(955/2504/2580) synthase RluC, producing MSENTGLKVTFVTIDEDQAGQRIDNFLITFLKGVPKSAVYKILRKGEVRVNKKRIKPLYKLQLNDELRIPPIRVAEKEQQVPDSIHRLDKVVQLQDNILYEDNYLMVLNKPSGLAVHGGSGLSFGLIEAIRALRPEERSLELVHRLDRDTSGCILISKKRSILKGLHEQLREKTMEKNYWALVKGEWSAKNKNVTEPLKKNTLQSGERVVRVDVEEGKPSHTRFRVLERFDGATLVQASPVTGRTHQIRVHTQCKGHPIACDDKYGDAEFDGNMKATGLNRLFLHARELRFIHPKLETTVHVEAPIDANLEMCLVNLRKA from the coding sequence ATGTCAGAAAACACCGGATTAAAAGTTACTTTTGTTACCATCGACGAAGACCAAGCAGGTCAACGCATTGATAACTTCTTAATCACCTTTTTAAAAGGGGTTCCGAAGAGTGCGGTTTACAAGATCCTTCGTAAGGGTGAGGTTCGCGTAAATAAAAAGCGTATTAAACCGTTATATAAACTTCAGCTAAACGATGAACTCCGTATTCCGCCAATTCGAGTTGCTGAGAAAGAACAACAAGTACCAGACAGTATTCATCGTTTAGACAAAGTGGTTCAACTTCAAGACAACATCCTATACGAAGACAATTACTTGATGGTATTGAATAAACCTTCAGGCCTTGCTGTGCACGGTGGAAGTGGACTTAGCTTTGGCTTAATTGAAGCTATTCGAGCTTTGCGACCTGAAGAGCGCAGCCTTGAACTTGTTCATCGATTAGACAGGGATACCTCTGGTTGTATATTAATTTCTAAAAAACGCTCCATTCTAAAGGGACTTCACGAACAGCTTCGTGAGAAAACGATGGAAAAGAATTATTGGGCGTTAGTGAAAGGTGAATGGTCTGCCAAAAATAAGAATGTAACTGAGCCTTTGAAAAAAAATACGCTGCAATCTGGTGAACGCGTCGTGCGTGTTGATGTAGAAGAAGGTAAACCTTCTCATACTCGTTTCAGAGTACTTGAACGTTTTGATGGAGCGACACTCGTTCAGGCTTCGCCAGTTACAGGGCGTACGCATCAAATTCGTGTCCATACTCAGTGTAAAGGTCATCCAATTGCCTGTGATGATAAATATGGAGATGCCGAGTTTGACGGCAATATGAAAGCGACTGGATTAAATCGACTGTTTTTGCATGCTAGAGAACTTCGTTTTATCCATCCAAAACTTGAGACGACCGTTCACGTTGAAGCGCCAATCGATGCAAATTTAGAAATGTGCTTGGTTAATTTAAGGAAAGCCTAA
- the aceK gene encoding bifunctional isocitrate dehydrogenase kinase/phosphatase: MRAVEIAEIILAGFTKHYRIFQSITAKAPIAFGNRDWQSIQSISSMRIAQYDARVNETIELLKTKQRIQPLNECLWRTVKEAFQERLVFHPQAELAETFYNSVFCRLFHRRYFNNEFIFVVSSMKQTSTVPVEAEYRSYFPVSDGLKPTIRNIINHFGFGAPFTDLDGDIRKLVKAFIKQAPDTHHQRHQMRFDILHSPFYRNKAAYIVGRVVSLSGIQPFIIAILNTEERGIHIDALITQSSQMRVIFGFARAYFFVQTHAPSALVGFLNQLMPSKTAAELYNAIGFHKQGKTEFYREFLNQLESNVEQFIAAPGTRGMVMMVFTLPSFPYVFKVIRDQFSESKPFGRETVLARYQLVKNHDRVGRMADTIEYSNVVFPLARFSDELLNELQSSIAGSMVIENDLLIIKHLYIERRMTPLNLFLQTCSDEDAKGVMADYGQALKEMVSANIFPGDMLLKNFGVTKHQRVIFYDYDEVQYLTEMNFREMPRQSAVNYLECSEVSSAPQDVFPEQLCTFVLPDPKLRALFLEAHPDLAGVAFWKQAQTDIRQKVMKHIYPYPQEQRFCL; encoded by the coding sequence ATGCGAGCAGTGGAAATTGCGGAAATAATCTTAGCCGGGTTTACTAAACATTATCGAATTTTCCAATCAATTACAGCCAAGGCCCCTATCGCGTTCGGTAACCGAGATTGGCAATCTATTCAATCGATTAGCTCGATGCGTATCGCTCAATATGATGCGCGTGTAAATGAAACAATTGAACTCCTAAAAACCAAACAACGCATTCAGCCACTGAATGAGTGCCTTTGGCGTACAGTCAAAGAGGCATTTCAAGAACGCTTGGTGTTTCATCCTCAAGCGGAGCTTGCCGAAACCTTTTATAACTCTGTTTTTTGTCGTTTATTTCATCGTCGCTATTTTAACAATGAATTTATCTTTGTCGTCTCCTCCATGAAACAAACCTCCACGGTACCCGTTGAAGCCGAGTATCGGAGTTATTTTCCTGTGTCAGACGGATTAAAGCCTACAATTCGAAACATCATCAATCATTTCGGATTTGGTGCGCCCTTTACCGACCTTGATGGCGATATACGGAAATTGGTCAAAGCATTTATCAAACAAGCCCCGGACACCCATCATCAACGCCATCAAATGCGCTTTGACATATTGCACTCACCTTTTTATCGCAATAAAGCAGCTTACATTGTTGGTCGAGTCGTCTCGTTGTCTGGTATTCAGCCTTTTATTATCGCCATTTTAAATACTGAAGAGCGTGGCATACACATCGACGCACTTATTACTCAATCCAGTCAAATGCGCGTCATTTTTGGATTTGCACGTGCCTACTTTTTTGTACAAACACATGCCCCGTCAGCATTAGTTGGCTTTTTAAACCAACTCATGCCGAGTAAAACGGCTGCCGAATTGTACAACGCTATCGGGTTTCACAAACAAGGCAAAACCGAGTTTTATCGCGAGTTTCTAAATCAACTCGAAAGTAACGTAGAGCAGTTTATTGCGGCTCCTGGAACGCGAGGTATGGTAATGATGGTGTTTACCCTGCCTTCGTTTCCCTACGTATTTAAGGTAATCAGAGACCAATTTTCTGAAAGCAAACCATTTGGACGAGAAACAGTACTTGCTCGATATCAATTGGTTAAAAACCATGACCGTGTTGGTCGTATGGCGGATACTATTGAGTATTCGAACGTAGTCTTTCCGCTAGCTCGTTTCTCGGACGAATTGTTAAACGAATTACAATCAAGCATTGCCGGTAGTATGGTAATAGAAAATGACTTGTTGATTATCAAACACCTTTACATAGAAAGACGTATGACACCACTTAACTTGTTTCTTCAAACCTGTAGCGATGAAGATGCAAAAGGCGTTATGGCTGATTATGGTCAAGCACTGAAAGAAATGGTTTCTGCAAATATTTTTCCAGGTGATATGCTGCTTAAAAACTTTGGAGTCACCAAACATCAGCGCGTGATTTTCTACGACTATGACGAAGTTCAATATTTAACGGAAATGAACTTTAGAGAAATGCCCAGACAAAGTGCGGTAAATTATTTGGAATGCAGCGAAGTTTCTTCTGCGCCTCAAGATGTGTTTCCTGAACAGCTATGTACTTTTGTTTTGCCAGACCCTAAACTAAGGGCGCTGTTTTTAGAAGCCCACCCAGATCTTGCTGGCGTCGCTTTCTGGAAGCAAGCCCAAACAGATATTCGCCAGAAGGTGATGAAACACATCTATCCCTATCCTCAAGAGCAACGTTTTTGCTTATGA
- the plsX gene encoding phosphate acyltransferase PlsX produces the protein MLTHLTIALDMMGGDYGPRSSIPAAVKAVNQNPHLSLILCGNHQVISEGLEKLDSLHHPRLKIKHCNEVVTNSCEPAQALRRKKDASMRIALDLVKSGEAQACVSSGNTGALFLIATHVLKVLPGVKRPALISAVPTETKDPVYLLDLGANVYCEPQTLFQFGVMGSVVASQRLGIERPRVSLLNIGSEDIKGHEGIKQAAELMRKCNQLNYIGYSEGSDIFTGKAHVIVCDGFVGNVALKTCEGIAKLIMHKFTKALKKHVFYKALAFLLRPVIKKMYKRVNPDQYNGASLVGLRGIVVKSHGNASNKAFLAAIEEAAREVERQIPEKIQAVFEQINAAAVLPSSSKIE, from the coding sequence ATGCTTACTCATCTAACCATCGCGTTAGATATGATGGGGGGCGATTACGGCCCCCGTTCATCTATTCCTGCTGCTGTAAAAGCGGTAAATCAAAATCCACATCTCTCTTTAATTCTTTGTGGCAATCACCAAGTTATATCTGAAGGACTCGAAAAGCTCGATTCTCTGCATCATCCTCGTTTAAAAATCAAACATTGCAATGAAGTTGTCACGAACAGCTGCGAACCTGCTCAGGCTTTACGTCGTAAAAAAGACGCGTCTATGCGAATAGCACTAGATCTTGTTAAGTCTGGAGAAGCTCAAGCGTGTGTTAGCTCAGGCAACACAGGCGCATTGTTTCTAATTGCTACACATGTCTTGAAAGTATTACCTGGTGTAAAACGACCTGCACTTATTTCTGCTGTGCCTACCGAAACGAAAGATCCTGTTTATTTACTGGATTTAGGCGCAAACGTTTATTGCGAACCTCAAACATTGTTTCAATTTGGCGTGATGGGTTCTGTTGTAGCAAGTCAGCGCTTGGGTATAGAAAGACCACGAGTTAGTTTACTTAATATTGGTTCTGAAGACATTAAAGGCCATGAAGGAATTAAACAAGCGGCAGAATTAATGCGTAAGTGCAATCAACTCAATTACATCGGGTACAGTGAAGGCAGTGACATCTTTACTGGCAAAGCTCATGTTATTGTGTGTGATGGCTTTGTTGGGAATGTTGCGCTCAAAACGTGTGAAGGTATTGCAAAACTTATCATGCATAAGTTCACTAAAGCGCTTAAAAAGCATGTTTTTTATAAAGCGTTGGCCTTTTTGCTCCGACCCGTTATAAAAAAGATGTATAAAAGGGTGAACCCCGACCAGTATAACGGTGCAAGTCTGGTAGGATTGCGCGGTATTGTGGTAAAAAGCCATGGAAATGCTTCGAACAAGGCGTTTTTAGCGGCGATTGAGGAAGCCGCTCGAGAAGTCGAAAGGCAAATCCCCGAAAAGATTCAAGCAGTGTTTGAACAAATTAACGCTGCTGCTGTTTTGCCGTCCAGTTCAAAAATCGAATAA
- a CDS encoding DUF1414 domain-containing protein: protein MPILSKYSNEQVEKITDQLLKVLSDDKATVDLSLMCLGNSITHIINQHVPANKREAVAENFAKALIQSVK, encoded by the coding sequence ATGCCTATTTTATCTAAATACAGTAATGAACAAGTAGAAAAAATCACAGACCAGCTTTTAAAGGTCCTATCTGACGACAAGGCAACGGTTGATTTAAGCCTAATGTGTTTAGGTAATTCTATTACGCACATCATAAACCAACATGTACCAGCAAACAAACGTGAAGCTGTGGCAGAAAACTTCGCAAAAGCACTAATTCAATCTGTTAAGTAA
- the yejK gene encoding nucleoid-associated protein YejK, which produces MSIEVNKLVVHYVDKQDEETQIHLRNDEMKVNEKVNVFIEQLHHAYNGKPGKGFCAFSSNKNSVTASALQSYRNNELGFWHFTEQATEVLKEELNKYAFNETGYLVFCHYTYIATDYVLIALINIKEHYAITSELDLAASKHLDITRMQLAARVDLTAWDVEPEQNRYISFIKGRAGRKVADFFLDFLGCEEGVDAKQQSTVMLQAVEEYLSEQQYDKHEKDTLRKEVFDYCNDCISTGEDAQVSSLSDTLSKSGETAFSDFYKDQGYQLEESFPIDKKTVTSMVKFSGVGGGVSISFERKHLGERVIYNSHTDTLTIKGVPPNLKDQLMRFYEDNES; this is translated from the coding sequence ATGAGCATCGAGGTTAATAAGTTAGTCGTTCATTATGTCGACAAACAAGACGAAGAAACTCAAATACATCTTCGCAATGATGAAATGAAAGTCAATGAAAAAGTGAATGTTTTCATTGAACAATTGCACCACGCGTACAATGGGAAACCAGGAAAAGGCTTTTGTGCATTTTCTTCTAATAAAAATAGTGTCACAGCAAGCGCGTTGCAAAGCTACCGTAATAATGAATTAGGTTTTTGGCATTTTACGGAACAAGCAACTGAAGTCTTGAAAGAAGAGCTCAATAAGTATGCTTTCAATGAGACGGGTTATTTAGTTTTTTGCCACTATACCTACATTGCAACTGATTATGTGCTCATCGCCCTTATTAATATCAAAGAACATTATGCTATCACCTCTGAATTGGATTTAGCGGCTTCTAAACATTTAGATATTACGCGTATGCAGTTGGCTGCGCGGGTCGATTTAACTGCATGGGATGTCGAGCCTGAGCAAAATCGCTACATTTCTTTTATCAAAGGCCGAGCAGGGCGCAAAGTGGCTGATTTCTTCCTCGACTTTTTGGGTTGTGAAGAAGGCGTTGACGCTAAGCAGCAAAGTACCGTGATGTTGCAGGCTGTTGAAGAATATTTAAGTGAACAGCAATACGACAAGCACGAAAAAGACACTTTGAGAAAAGAGGTTTTTGATTACTGTAATGATTGTATATCGACTGGCGAGGATGCTCAGGTAAGTTCTCTGTCAGATACCTTATCAAAATCAGGTGAAACAGCGTTCAGCGATTTTTATAAAGATCAGGGTTATCAACTGGAAGAATCGTTCCCTATCGATAAGAAAACAGTGACGAGTATGGTTAAGTTCTCTGGCGTGGGTGGTGGCGTAAGTATTAGTTTCGAGCGCAAACATTTAGGAGAGCGAGTCATTTACAACAGCCACACTGACACGTTGACTATTAAAGGTGTGCCACCGAATTTAAAGGATCAGTTAATGCGTTTCTACGAAGACAATGAATCGTAG
- the yceD gene encoding 23S rRNA accumulation protein YceD — MQKVKIPITLDPSRAARRRSDYEGVVMLEELSRLEQVVLDEAGEIAVTVRFEFDEQGLAVIRGNFSAKVHVTCQRCNGELGLDLEQDFAYTPVGLGAESDDLPESYDVVELDEHGEINLRQLIEDELILSIPIVPMHDEASCSFSDKPTRFGEIDEEDSKPNPFEILKQLKKDS; from the coding sequence ATGCAAAAGGTGAAAATTCCCATCACGCTTGATCCCAGCAGGGCAGCGCGGCGCCGAAGTGATTACGAAGGCGTAGTAATGCTCGAAGAACTTTCTCGTTTAGAGCAAGTTGTGTTGGATGAAGCAGGTGAAATAGCGGTAACTGTCCGTTTCGAATTTGACGAACAAGGCCTTGCGGTCATTCGCGGAAATTTTTCTGCGAAAGTCCACGTGACCTGTCAAAGATGTAATGGGGAGTTAGGGTTGGATTTGGAACAAGACTTTGCTTATACGCCAGTCGGTTTGGGTGCAGAGTCGGATGATCTTCCTGAAAGCTACGATGTTGTGGAACTGGACGAACATGGAGAAATTAATCTTCGTCAATTGATTGAAGATGAATTGATTCTCTCTATTCCAATAGTACCTATGCATGATGAAGCTTCTTGTTCGTTCTCCGATAAGCCTACGCGCTTTGGTGAAATCGACGAGGAAGATAGCAAACCAAATCCATTTGAGATATTGAAACAACTTAAGAAAGATTCTTAG
- a CDS encoding DUF3413 domain-containing protein: MNLNPQSPFASKASQLLSWGHWFTFANIALVLLISLGYLWADSAPTTWLGRFYMVVTWLSHTSFITFLAFVLTVFPLSLVFPYPRHIRGMAAVIATLGLSWLCLDAFVYYQLGYHINFSSLSEILSVFVQTLSARPIFVSAIATLIIGAFFAFELVISNFAWKHLAELKQLKFPSYAAVCIVSCFAASHSIHIWADANSYFDITKQDNVLPMSYPTTAKSLLAKHNLIDIDQYKKSTQIDLDSKNIEFVTPELTGSCSAVDKPTTHILVFANNAQLLEFVGSNDTLKPFSTLLHPTSIEDSLFNLIYGLPAIYKRSMIDEERSPAWAKGGLLSVHGFPEFKYIPERQDAKIVIQFVNGNTLNIETTSPVIALSFANDEKSVVATSTFYSNIKAFKKAEGLIQPMDLLATVLSQVINCVERAAKSTLGHTVTSPESSHGVNHSQGVFIAFKKDRITLIKPDGSYQQMSAAEGFVIEQKLDIPFLIQSIKQIKQFGPSASQ; this comes from the coding sequence ATGAACTTAAACCCACAGAGTCCTTTTGCGTCCAAAGCGAGCCAACTTCTTAGTTGGGGCCATTGGTTCACATTTGCAAATATTGCATTGGTGCTGTTAATTAGCCTTGGTTATCTGTGGGCAGATAGTGCCCCTACAACGTGGCTTGGCCGATTTTACATGGTCGTAACTTGGTTAAGCCATACAAGTTTTATTACATTCCTCGCGTTTGTGTTAACCGTTTTCCCGTTGAGTCTGGTTTTTCCTTATCCTCGCCATATCCGAGGAATGGCAGCTGTTATAGCGACACTGGGGCTTAGCTGGCTTTGTCTTGATGCGTTTGTTTATTACCAACTCGGCTACCACATCAATTTCAGTTCATTAAGTGAAATATTATCTGTTTTCGTACAAACTCTTAGTGCTAGACCCATTTTTGTTAGCGCAATTGCAACCTTAATCATTGGTGCATTTTTCGCTTTTGAATTGGTGATTAGTAATTTTGCATGGAAACATTTAGCTGAATTAAAGCAACTTAAATTTCCAAGTTATGCGGCCGTGTGTATCGTGTCATGTTTCGCAGCAAGTCACAGCATCCATATATGGGCCGATGCGAATTCTTACTTTGACATCACTAAGCAAGATAATGTGTTGCCAATGTCTTACCCTACTACGGCCAAGAGTCTATTGGCAAAACACAACTTAATCGACATTGATCAATATAAAAAATCAACACAAATTGATCTCGACTCTAAGAATATTGAGTTCGTTACACCAGAATTAACTGGTTCTTGTAGTGCCGTTGATAAACCGACAACCCATATTTTAGTTTTCGCCAATAACGCTCAACTACTTGAATTTGTCGGCAGCAACGATACGTTAAAGCCTTTTTCAACCCTGTTGCACCCAACGTCGATTGAGGATAGCTTATTTAATTTAATCTATGGACTCCCTGCGATTTATAAACGCTCTATGATTGACGAAGAGCGGTCGCCTGCATGGGCAAAAGGAGGCTTACTCTCAGTACATGGATTCCCTGAATTTAAATACATTCCTGAGCGCCAAGACGCGAAAATTGTAATACAATTTGTAAATGGTAATACATTAAACATTGAGACGACTTCACCAGTTATCGCCCTCAGTTTTGCTAATGACGAAAAATCGGTTGTGGCGACCTCTACGTTTTATAGCAATATTAAAGCATTCAAAAAAGCGGAAGGCCTGATTCAGCCAATGGATCTGTTAGCGACTGTGTTATCTCAGGTCATTAATTGTGTAGAACGCGCGGCTAAATCCACGCTCGGACACACAGTTACCTCCCCTGAATCTTCACATGGTGTAAACCATTCTCAAGGTGTTTTTATCGCCTTCAAAAAGGATAGAATTACATTAATAAAACCAGATGGTAGCTATCAACAAATGTCTGCAGCCGAAGGCTTTGTTATAGAGCAAAAACTCGATATTCCTTTTTTAATACAAAGCATTAAACAAATTAAACAATTTGGGCCAAGTGCATCGCAATAG
- a CDS encoding DUF4124 domain-containing protein — protein sequence MKLFFLCLCLVLTSTCFAKKVEYYKCVTERGVMYSQFPCGSNAIAQRLEHQDPDVAVPDDQHTKLLNALERKQIIHTLERKIRASKQKVAILDRERDRAKQKALDKLERMMSDQEKRQMTRDVKSELQQIDKQYMRNLKEVSKNLLELEKQLKKFSK from the coding sequence ATGAAGCTTTTTTTTCTCTGCCTGTGTTTAGTGTTAACTTCAACCTGTTTTGCCAAAAAAGTCGAATATTATAAATGTGTCACTGAGCGTGGGGTGATGTATAGCCAGTTTCCATGTGGCAGTAACGCAATCGCGCAGCGCTTAGAACACCAAGACCCTGACGTTGCTGTCCCTGATGATCAACACACGAAATTACTTAATGCCCTAGAGCGTAAGCAAATCATTCATACACTCGAGCGTAAAATCCGCGCGAGCAAGCAAAAAGTTGCCATACTTGACAGAGAACGGGACCGCGCAAAGCAAAAAGCCCTCGACAAACTCGAACGCATGATGAGCGACCAAGAAAAACGCCAAATGACTCGGGATGTAAAAAGTGAACTTCAACAAATTGATAAGCAATACATGCGAAATTTGAAGGAGGTCAGTAAAAACCTATTGGAACTCGAAAAACAGCTAAAAAAATTCTCAAAATAA